The proteins below are encoded in one region of Solenopsis invicta isolate M01_SB chromosome 8, UNIL_Sinv_3.0, whole genome shotgun sequence:
- the LOC113005411 gene encoding uncharacterized protein LOC113005411, translated as INYFRMTVEDFNKLLTIVEPYIKKQECIREPIPPDIRLKICLRYLASGDSMKSLSYAFRVGHNTISKIVSETCEAIWISLKDKVFEQPTKDFWIKIANNFDTQWDFPNCIGALDGKHVIIQAPLNSGSTFYNYKGQHSFNLLTFVMHNIGSLS; from the exons attaattattttcgaATGACTGTAGAGgattttaacaaattacttaCTATTGTGGAaccatatattaaaaaacaggAATGTATTCGAGAACCAATACCTCCTGATATACgcttaaaaatatgtttgcgTTATTTGGCTTCAGGAGATAGCATGAAATCTCTATCTTATGCATTTAGAGTAGGGCACAAtactatttcaaaaattgtgtCTGAAACATGTGAAGCAATCTGGATTTCATTAAAAGATAAAGTTTTTGAGCAACCTACAAAAGATTTTTGGataaaaatagcaaataattttgatacacaATGGGATTTCCCAAACTGTATAGGAGCATTAGACGGAAAACATGTTATAATCCAA GCTCCTCTAAACAGTGGATCcacattttacaattacaagGGTCAGCACAGTTTTAATTTGCTTACATTTGTGATGCACAATATCGGTTCACTTTCATAG